One window of Oncorhynchus kisutch isolate 150728-3 linkage group LG25, Okis_V2, whole genome shotgun sequence genomic DNA carries:
- the LOC109870432 gene encoding DNA-directed RNA polymerase III subunit RPC5-like isoform X1 has protein sequence MASEEDDDPIIQEIDVYLANSLADKLYLFQYPVRPSSMTYDDVTHLSAKIKPKQQKVELEMAINTLSPNYCRSKGEQIALNVDGTTSEDSNTYSVKMMDKQTFTSIQSTTNTSRYAAAVFRKGELHITPLQGILQMRPSFSYLDKADGKHREREAANEGGDSSQDEVEEDVKAVTVRFSRPESDQARQRRIQSYDFLQKKQAEEPWVYLHYHGLNDGRSDHERQYLYCQAMGGSENTELVKTPKEYLAMLMPPITEEKIVRPVGPSNMLSMAQLRTLPLGDQVKTLLKNVKVIPFANLMGLLTPGTDSTAVLRCIQQVALLVQGNWVVKSDVLYPKNSCSPHSGVPAEVLCRGRDFVMWRFTQERSVMRKEVTAIIKLLPEDVKDFLEHMAVPRINRGWEFLLPSDSDFIKKHPDVAQRQHMLWIGIQSKLEKVFNFSKEDLVSKKDPQTEAMHVSGEQRLKAAHERARQNQPSLQKDLSARRQGKGGAGPSSGAAVRVKEEPVSDGEDEPMDTSSSALPNGLVNGYPSAATSAALNPHNGHGRTPMPSPSPELRDFVWNMFRKQHVLTLSEVKRLFNLHLASLPPGDSLFHSISDRLLQDTILMSHCKQILVPFPAQSTAAADEQKVFAVWETGETFDKHRQVLYEIFMKNYRVRRNVIQTRLTQEMGDQVTKDDVDRLLKECCVSFGGMWYLKGTLQS, from the exons ATGGCCAGTGAGGAGGACGATGACCCCATCATACAAGAG ATTGATGTATACCTAGCTAACAGCCTTGCGGACAAGCTATATCTGTTCCAG TATCCAGTTCGCCCTTCCTCTATGACCTATGATGATGTCACTCATCTATCTGCCAAGATCAAGCCCAAGCAGCAGAAG GTGGAGTTGGAGATGGCCATTAACACTCTGAGTCCTAACTACTGTCGAAGTAAAGGAGAGCAGATCGCCCTCAACGTGGACGGAACCACCTCAGAGGACTCCAACACCTACTCTGT GAAGATGATGGACAAACAGACGTTCACATCCATCCAGTCCACAACCAACACCTCCAGATACGCTGCTGCTGTCTTCAGGAAAG GGGAGCTCCACATCACACCGCTGCAGGGTATCCTTCAGATGCGACCCAGCTTCTCCTATCTGGATAAGGCTGACGGCAAACACAGAGAGCGGGAGGCCGCTAACGAAGGGGGAGACTCTTCTCAggatgaggtggaggaagacgTCAAGGCCGTCACT GTGAGGTTTTCCCGTCCTGAGTCGGACCAGGCTCGTCAGCGGCGTATCCAGTCGTACGACTTCCTTCAGAAGAAACAGGCAGAGGAGCCCTGGGTCTACCTGCACTACCACGGCCTCAAC gatgGCCGTTCGGACCACGAGAGGCAATACCTGTACTGCCAGGCCATGGGAGGCTCTGAGAACACAGAACTGGTAAAAACACCAAA ggAGTACCTGGCAATGCTCATGCCCCCTATCACAGAGGAGAAGAT tgtgaggCCCGTAGGTCCCAGTAACATGCTGTCCATGGCCCAGCTCCGGACCCTGCCGCTAGGTGACCAGGTCAAAACCCTGTTGAAGAACG tCAAAGTGATACCGTTTGCCAACCTGATGGGTTTGTTGACCCCTGGGACAGACTCCACTGCGGTGCTGCGCTGCATCCAGCAGGTGGCGCTACTGGTGCAGGGCAACTGGGTGGTCAAGAG TGATGTGCTGTATCCTAAGAACAGCTGTAGTCCCCACAGTGGTGTGCCTGCTGAGGTGCTGTGTCGAGGAAGAGACTTTGTG ATGTGGAGATTCACTCAGGAGCGCTCAGTGATGAGGAAGGAGGTCACAGCCATCATCAAG CTCCTGCCGGAGGATGTGAAGGACTTCTTGGAACACATGGCGGTGCCTCGTATAAACCGTGGCTGGGAGTTCCTGTTGCCAAGCGACAGTGACTTCATCAAAAAGCACCCTGACGTGGCCCAGCGGCAGCACATGCTGTGGATTGGGATACAGAGCAA ATTGGAGAAGGTCTTCAACTTCTCTAAGGAGGACCTGGTATCCAAAAAGGACCCACAAACAG AAGCTATGCACGTGAGTGGCGAGCAGCGTCTGAAGGCAGCCCATGAGCGTGCACGACAGAACCAGCCCTCTCTTCAGAAGGACCTGAGCGCTCGTCGACAGGGAAAGGGTGGAGCCGGACCGAGCAGTGGAGCCGCGGTCAGAGTCAAAGAGGAACCTGTCAGCGACGGTGAAGACGAACCCATGGACACATCCTCCTCCGCTCTCCCTAACGGGTTGGTAAACGGTTACCCATCCGCCGCCACTTCCGCTGCCTTGAATCCTCATAACGGGCACGGCAGGACTCCCATGCCCTCACCGTCACCTGAGCTGAGGGACTTTGTGTGGAACATGTTCAGGAAGCAGCATGTGCTGACGCTGAGCGAAGTCAAGAGGCTGTTCAACCTCCACCTGGCCTCCCTGCCTCCCGGAGACAGCCTGTTCCACTCCATCTCAGACCGCCTGCTACAGGATACTATACTGATGAGCCACTGCAAACAGATACTGGTGCCT TTTCCAGCCCAGAGCACAGCAGCTGCTGATGAACAGAAGGTGTTTGCAgtgtgggagacaggagagaccttCGACAAG CATCGTCAGGTCCTGTATGAGATCTTCATGAAGAACTACCGGGTGAGGAGGAACGTGATCCAGACCAGGCTGACGCAGGAGATGGGAGACCAGGTTACCAAGGATGATGTGGACCGCCTGCTTAAG GAGTGCTGTGTGAGCTTTGGAGGGATGTGGTACCTCAAGGGTACCCTACAGTCCTGA
- the LOC109870432 gene encoding DNA-directed RNA polymerase III subunit RPC5-like isoform X2 has protein sequence MASEEDDDPIIQEIDVYLANSLADKLYLFQYPVRPSSMTYDDVTHLSAKIKPKQQKVELEMAINTLSPNYCRSKGEQIALNVDGTTSEDSNTYSVKMMDKQTFTSIQSTTNTSRYAAAVFRKGELHITPLQGILQMRPSFSYLDKADGKHREREAANEGGDSSQDEVEEDVKAVTVRFSRPESDQARQRRIQSYDFLQKKQAEEPWVYLHYHGLNDGRSDHERQYLYCQAMGGSENTELVKTPKEYLAMLMPPITEEKIVRPVGPSNMLSMAQLRTLPLGDQVKTLLKNVKVIPFANLMGLLTPGTDSTAVLRCIQQVALLVQGNWVVKSDVLYPKNSCSPHSGVPAEVLCRGRDFVMWRFTQERSVMRKEVTAIIKLLPEDVKDFLEHMAVPRINRGWEFLLPSDSDFIKKHPDVAQRQHMLWIGIQSKLEKVFNFSKEDLVSKKDPQTAMHVSGEQRLKAAHERARQNQPSLQKDLSARRQGKGGAGPSSGAAVRVKEEPVSDGEDEPMDTSSSALPNGLVNGYPSAATSAALNPHNGHGRTPMPSPSPELRDFVWNMFRKQHVLTLSEVKRLFNLHLASLPPGDSLFHSISDRLLQDTILMSHCKQILVPFPAQSTAAADEQKVFAVWETGETFDKHRQVLYEIFMKNYRVRRNVIQTRLTQEMGDQVTKDDVDRLLKECCVSFGGMWYLKGTLQS, from the exons ATGGCCAGTGAGGAGGACGATGACCCCATCATACAAGAG ATTGATGTATACCTAGCTAACAGCCTTGCGGACAAGCTATATCTGTTCCAG TATCCAGTTCGCCCTTCCTCTATGACCTATGATGATGTCACTCATCTATCTGCCAAGATCAAGCCCAAGCAGCAGAAG GTGGAGTTGGAGATGGCCATTAACACTCTGAGTCCTAACTACTGTCGAAGTAAAGGAGAGCAGATCGCCCTCAACGTGGACGGAACCACCTCAGAGGACTCCAACACCTACTCTGT GAAGATGATGGACAAACAGACGTTCACATCCATCCAGTCCACAACCAACACCTCCAGATACGCTGCTGCTGTCTTCAGGAAAG GGGAGCTCCACATCACACCGCTGCAGGGTATCCTTCAGATGCGACCCAGCTTCTCCTATCTGGATAAGGCTGACGGCAAACACAGAGAGCGGGAGGCCGCTAACGAAGGGGGAGACTCTTCTCAggatgaggtggaggaagacgTCAAGGCCGTCACT GTGAGGTTTTCCCGTCCTGAGTCGGACCAGGCTCGTCAGCGGCGTATCCAGTCGTACGACTTCCTTCAGAAGAAACAGGCAGAGGAGCCCTGGGTCTACCTGCACTACCACGGCCTCAAC gatgGCCGTTCGGACCACGAGAGGCAATACCTGTACTGCCAGGCCATGGGAGGCTCTGAGAACACAGAACTGGTAAAAACACCAAA ggAGTACCTGGCAATGCTCATGCCCCCTATCACAGAGGAGAAGAT tgtgaggCCCGTAGGTCCCAGTAACATGCTGTCCATGGCCCAGCTCCGGACCCTGCCGCTAGGTGACCAGGTCAAAACCCTGTTGAAGAACG tCAAAGTGATACCGTTTGCCAACCTGATGGGTTTGTTGACCCCTGGGACAGACTCCACTGCGGTGCTGCGCTGCATCCAGCAGGTGGCGCTACTGGTGCAGGGCAACTGGGTGGTCAAGAG TGATGTGCTGTATCCTAAGAACAGCTGTAGTCCCCACAGTGGTGTGCCTGCTGAGGTGCTGTGTCGAGGAAGAGACTTTGTG ATGTGGAGATTCACTCAGGAGCGCTCAGTGATGAGGAAGGAGGTCACAGCCATCATCAAG CTCCTGCCGGAGGATGTGAAGGACTTCTTGGAACACATGGCGGTGCCTCGTATAAACCGTGGCTGGGAGTTCCTGTTGCCAAGCGACAGTGACTTCATCAAAAAGCACCCTGACGTGGCCCAGCGGCAGCACATGCTGTGGATTGGGATACAGAGCAA ATTGGAGAAGGTCTTCAACTTCTCTAAGGAGGACCTGGTATCCAAAAAGGACCCACAAACAG CTATGCACGTGAGTGGCGAGCAGCGTCTGAAGGCAGCCCATGAGCGTGCACGACAGAACCAGCCCTCTCTTCAGAAGGACCTGAGCGCTCGTCGACAGGGAAAGGGTGGAGCCGGACCGAGCAGTGGAGCCGCGGTCAGAGTCAAAGAGGAACCTGTCAGCGACGGTGAAGACGAACCCATGGACACATCCTCCTCCGCTCTCCCTAACGGGTTGGTAAACGGTTACCCATCCGCCGCCACTTCCGCTGCCTTGAATCCTCATAACGGGCACGGCAGGACTCCCATGCCCTCACCGTCACCTGAGCTGAGGGACTTTGTGTGGAACATGTTCAGGAAGCAGCATGTGCTGACGCTGAGCGAAGTCAAGAGGCTGTTCAACCTCCACCTGGCCTCCCTGCCTCCCGGAGACAGCCTGTTCCACTCCATCTCAGACCGCCTGCTACAGGATACTATACTGATGAGCCACTGCAAACAGATACTGGTGCCT TTTCCAGCCCAGAGCACAGCAGCTGCTGATGAACAGAAGGTGTTTGCAgtgtgggagacaggagagaccttCGACAAG CATCGTCAGGTCCTGTATGAGATCTTCATGAAGAACTACCGGGTGAGGAGGAACGTGATCCAGACCAGGCTGACGCAGGAGATGGGAGACCAGGTTACCAAGGATGATGTGGACCGCCTGCTTAAG GAGTGCTGTGTGAGCTTTGGAGGGATGTGGTACCTCAAGGGTACCCTACAGTCCTGA